The Virgibacillus dokdonensis genome includes a window with the following:
- a CDS encoding PTS sugar transporter subunit IIB — translation MKFLAVCGSGLGTSFMVEMNIQQILQELGVSGIEVAHSDLSSATPGDADVFFLAKDIAEGGAHLGEVIVLDNIIDMDELRDKVTKVVKEKNLI, via the coding sequence ATGAAATTTTTAGCAGTATGTGGGTCAGGATTAGGAACAAGTTTTATGGTGGAAATGAATATTCAACAAATTTTACAAGAGTTAGGTGTCTCGGGTATTGAAGTGGCGCATTCTGATTTAAGTTCAGCAACGCCTGGAGACGCAGATGTATTCTTTTTAGCAAAAGATATTGCTGAGGGAGGTGCCCATTTAGGTGAAGTAATCGTGTTAGATAATATTATAGATATGGATGAGTTGAGGGACAAGGTAACAAAAGTAGTAAAAGAAAAAAATCTAATTTAA
- a CDS encoding BglG family transcription antiterminator — MFDQRSFKLFEEIITHDEITVSQLIRKLDVSERQFNYDLEKVNNTLKSMKLEPIKLHDQQFVVDAKVKDLLQAGAPLDISMHHIVLSEEERIYLLYLYTFIRKEPVSNYHYQQLLYVSKNTALSDVKKAKKLCQKKGVILQYSRKDGYHLTGTEMEKRRLASFCINYLLTKSLGKEMLVLVLKSWKQEDYYVNTQLTVNDVLKAKQIHLVKDRKAEVIFHLTFIRVRTANIEPLFSQEEKQLLRSQRLFGLVEELARRLFENNQLEEQYYLTLQLLIALQEVKLEENPYLSRLTMQIIEAFEKNTLLPIDNKTFLQKSLYNHLVPAFYRIIFEIPLVNPLTSQIKQKYVELFQFVKRSLAPLSEWTKKPISDEEIGYFTLHFGGYLEKNRNRNKTEIHGLIVCSNGVSSSIMLRAQLKEMFPNIHFSRVHTAEQVSLLPTSSYDLIFTTVDVDSPKPIFTVKPLLSKIEKNYLIESVMNQFPIFNNYDFSMDQIMEVIAKHTEIKDEKRLFSDLVDLIHLSHTDIGGYKPMLSELLTEEMIQFTDEPLSWKEAIEMAAQPLLAAHKIRPEYIEAMNKKVEEVGTYIHIGKGIAIPHARPEEGVVNLGMSFLRTKTPVKLLGKDDHQIDIFICLAAIDNEAHLKALSHLTKLLSDNATLQALKAAQTAQEVMEIIK, encoded by the coding sequence TTGTTTGATCAAAGGTCTTTTAAACTGTTTGAAGAAATTATTACGCATGATGAGATTACTGTTTCTCAACTCATACGAAAATTAGATGTTTCAGAACGGCAATTTAACTATGATTTGGAAAAAGTGAATAACACTTTAAAAAGTATGAAGTTAGAGCCAATTAAACTGCATGATCAACAATTTGTCGTTGATGCTAAAGTGAAGGATTTACTTCAAGCTGGTGCTCCTTTGGATATTTCTATGCATCACATTGTTTTATCAGAAGAGGAACGTATTTATTTACTCTATTTATACACGTTTATTCGCAAAGAACCTGTTTCCAATTATCATTATCAGCAATTGCTTTACGTAAGTAAGAATACAGCGCTAAGTGATGTGAAAAAAGCAAAAAAGTTGTGTCAAAAAAAAGGGGTTATCCTTCAATATTCAAGGAAAGATGGCTACCACTTAACTGGTACAGAAATGGAAAAAAGAAGGTTAGCAAGCTTTTGTATCAATTACTTGCTCACAAAGTCACTAGGAAAAGAGATGTTAGTACTCGTATTAAAATCGTGGAAACAGGAAGACTACTATGTGAATACGCAGTTAACAGTGAATGATGTGTTAAAAGCAAAGCAAATTCATTTAGTGAAGGATAGAAAAGCCGAAGTTATTTTTCATTTGACGTTTATAAGAGTCCGAACTGCAAACATCGAGCCATTGTTTTCTCAAGAAGAGAAACAGTTATTGCGTTCACAACGCTTGTTTGGACTGGTAGAAGAGTTGGCACGACGATTATTTGAAAATAATCAATTAGAAGAACAATATTATTTGACCTTGCAATTATTAATTGCCTTACAGGAAGTGAAATTAGAAGAAAATCCATATTTAAGCAGACTGACCATGCAAATCATTGAAGCATTTGAAAAAAACACCTTGCTTCCGATTGATAATAAAACGTTTTTACAAAAAAGCTTGTATAACCACCTCGTTCCAGCTTTTTATCGAATTATATTTGAAATACCGCTTGTGAACCCTTTAACATCACAAATTAAACAAAAGTATGTGGAATTGTTTCAATTTGTCAAACGCTCGCTCGCTCCTTTATCTGAGTGGACAAAAAAGCCAATTAGTGATGAGGAAATAGGTTATTTTACGCTTCATTTTGGCGGTTATCTTGAAAAAAATAGAAATAGGAATAAAACAGAAATTCATGGATTAATTGTTTGTTCTAACGGCGTTAGTTCTTCCATTATGTTGCGTGCACAGTTAAAGGAGATGTTTCCAAACATTCATTTTTCCCGGGTGCACACAGCTGAACAAGTAAGCTTACTTCCAACGTCTAGTTATGATCTGATCTTTACTACAGTAGATGTGGATTCGCCCAAGCCGATATTTACAGTGAAACCATTGCTTTCAAAAATAGAAAAAAATTATTTAATTGAATCCGTAATGAATCAATTCCCTATTTTCAATAATTACGATTTTTCGATGGATCAAATAATGGAAGTTATAGCAAAACATACAGAAATTAAAGATGAGAAACGGTTATTTTCAGACCTTGTTGATCTCATACATCTAAGTCATACCGATATAGGAGGGTATAAACCAATGCTTTCAGAATTACTTACCGAAGAAATGATTCAGTTTACAGATGAGCCTTTGAGCTGGAAAGAAGCGATAGAAATGGCTGCACAACCATTACTTGCAGCTCATAAAATTAGACCAGAATATATTGAGGCGATGAATAAAAAAGTCGAAGAAGTAGGAACTTATATTCATATAGGTAAAGGAATTGCTATTCCTCATGCACGACCAGAGGAAGGCGTAGTCAATTTAGGGATGTCTTTTTTAAGAACAAAAACACCAGTTAAATTGCTAGGCAAGGATGATCACCAAATTGATATTTTTATTTGTTTAGCAGCGATCGATAATGAGGCGCACTTAAAGGCATTATCACATTTAACAAAGTTGCTGTCAGATAACGCAACACTCCAAGCTTTAAAAGCAGCGCAAACAGCGCAAGAAGTCATGGAAATTATTAAATAA
- a CDS encoding LysR family transcriptional regulator, with product MDLRQLRYFQTIAREGQITRAAKKLHVAQPPLSQSLKALETELGVKLMERNGRKMELTEAGNILYQKTIHLFEYVEDTCIEVKDTAAGIKGILSIGCVKTCFPQIPKKLKYFHRKYPNVHFQLKEGDSYLLAEELIQRSIDLAIVRLPLDMSLFAKQSLPSENYIAVIPESWSTTSTAKTITMKKLSELPLLLLHRIHGQGQYELILEQFENHRLSPKIICECPDVDMILQLVSEQVGATIIPELTLQNHPLRGLKQLPIKDHSFPSYSAIIWLKNRYLPKSAKRFIELFTGDK from the coding sequence TTGGATTTAAGACAATTAAGGTATTTTCAAACAATTGCAAGAGAAGGACAAATCACGCGTGCAGCGAAAAAATTGCATGTAGCTCAGCCACCCTTAAGTCAAAGCTTAAAAGCTTTAGAAACCGAATTAGGCGTCAAATTAATGGAGCGTAATGGCAGGAAAATGGAATTAACAGAGGCAGGTAATATTTTATACCAAAAAACAATTCACCTGTTTGAGTATGTGGAAGATACCTGCATAGAGGTAAAAGATACAGCAGCAGGTATAAAAGGAATACTATCCATTGGTTGTGTAAAAACATGCTTTCCGCAAATACCAAAAAAGCTTAAATATTTTCATAGGAAATATCCGAATGTTCATTTTCAGCTCAAAGAAGGTGATTCTTACTTGCTTGCAGAAGAACTGATCCAGCGATCCATTGATCTAGCAATTGTTCGCTTACCTCTTGATATGAGCCTTTTTGCTAAACAGTCTCTTCCTAGTGAAAACTACATAGCTGTCATACCGGAAAGTTGGTCTACTACTTCAACCGCCAAAACCATTACAATGAAAAAATTAAGTGAGTTGCCATTACTACTATTACACCGTATCCACGGACAAGGACAATATGAGTTAATTCTTGAACAATTTGAAAACCACCGTTTATCACCAAAAATTATTTGTGAGTGTCCAGATGTGGACATGATCTTGCAATTAGTAAGTGAACAGGTAGGAGCAACTATCATTCCAGAATTGACGCTACAAAATCATCCATTACGTGGTTTGAAACAACTACCTATTAAAGATCATTCCTTCCCTTCTTACTCAGCGATCATTTGGCTAAAAAATCGCTACTTACCAAAAAGCGCCAAACGTTTTATTGAACTATTTACAGGTGATAAATGA
- a CDS encoding PTS ascorbate transporter subunit IIC has product MNEFLSVLVDILSQPAILVAAIALIGLLAQRKNLSEIMKGAIKTFVGFIVIASGAGILEQGLSPFGAMFQEAFNVSGVVPNNEAIVALALNEYGTNTALIMFFGMIVNVLIARFTRYKYIFLTGHHTLYMACMLAVIMAVAGFDTIPLIAAGAVALGIIMTLSPAILQPFMRQLTGNDNVALGHFSAVGYAISGLTGKLFKKSKEHSTENIDFPKGLGFLRDSTVSIALTMIVMYIIVAFFAGSAFIEAELSDGTNYLVFSLMKGGSFAAGVFIILSGVRLVLAEIIPAFKGISTKIVPNAKPALDVPIIYTYAPNAVLIGFFSSFIGGIFSMGIMFVLGTTIILPGVVPHFFTGAAAGVLGNATGGIKGSVAGSFVNGIIISFLPIFLLPVLGELGFANTTFSDADFGVSGIFFGTLANYAGPIAIVISLIVILGLMLIPFGKKKEATKNV; this is encoded by the coding sequence ATGAATGAATTCTTAAGTGTCTTAGTCGATATTTTAAGTCAGCCAGCCATTTTAGTTGCTGCCATTGCGCTAATTGGATTATTAGCGCAAAGAAAAAATTTGTCAGAAATCATGAAAGGCGCTATTAAAACATTCGTTGGGTTTATTGTTATTGCTTCTGGAGCTGGAATACTAGAACAAGGCCTTTCTCCATTTGGTGCCATGTTCCAAGAAGCATTTAATGTGTCAGGAGTAGTACCAAATAATGAGGCCATCGTTGCATTGGCGTTGAATGAATATGGGACAAATACAGCACTCATTATGTTTTTCGGGATGATTGTTAACGTTCTCATTGCCAGATTTACAAGATATAAATATATCTTCTTAACTGGACATCACACACTCTATATGGCTTGTATGCTTGCCGTAATAATGGCTGTAGCAGGATTTGATACGATACCATTAATTGCTGCAGGTGCGGTTGCGTTAGGTATTATTATGACGCTATCTCCAGCCATTTTACAACCATTTATGCGACAGCTTACTGGTAATGATAATGTCGCTTTAGGACATTTTAGTGCGGTAGGGTATGCTATTAGCGGATTAACTGGAAAATTATTCAAAAAAAGCAAAGAACATTCCACAGAAAATATTGATTTTCCAAAAGGACTTGGATTTTTACGCGATAGTACGGTAAGTATTGCTTTAACCATGATTGTTATGTATATCATTGTTGCTTTTTTTGCAGGTTCCGCATTCATTGAAGCTGAATTAAGTGATGGTACAAACTACCTCGTGTTTTCTTTGATGAAAGGTGGTAGTTTTGCGGCTGGAGTGTTTATTATACTATCAGGTGTTCGTCTCGTGTTAGCAGAGATTATTCCAGCATTTAAAGGGATTTCTACGAAAATTGTTCCAAATGCAAAACCAGCTCTTGATGTTCCGATTATTTATACGTATGCACCGAACGCTGTGTTAATTGGTTTTTTCAGTAGTTTTATTGGCGGGATATTCAGTATGGGAATTATGTTTGTTTTAGGTACAACCATTATTCTTCCTGGTGTTGTGCCACACTTTTTCACAGGTGCAGCAGCTGGTGTTTTAGGTAATGCAACAGGTGGTATAAAAGGTTCTGTTGCCGGTTCGTTTGTAAACGGAATTATTATTTCGTTTTTACCAATATTTTTACTTCCAGTCCTAGGAGAGCTAGGTTTTGCCAATACAACCTTCTCTGATGCTGACTTTGGTGTATCCGGTATATTCTTTGGAACATTAGCAAATTATGCAGGCCCAATTGCAATCGTTATTAGCTTAATTGTCATTCTAGGGTTAATGCTTATTCCTTTTGGTAAGAAAAAAGAAGCAACAAAAAACGTTTAG
- the hpaB gene encoding 4-hydroxyphenylacetate 3-monooxygenase, oxygenase component, with translation MPAKTGQQYIQRLKEANNNVYIQGERVQDVTEHRLFKNVTQTMAKLYDLQYEKPEKMLYTSPTTGDQVSKTFMVPTTIDELMERREAIMEWQSFTKGLMGRSPDYLNADVMAMGQASEFYAEGDPMFAENARNYAAFARENDISLTHTLIHPQVNRAKIQAKQKDANVALHVVEKNDDGVVVDGIRLLATQGAITDEILVFPSTVKKSGELDDPYSLAFAIPNNTPGLKYLSREAFVYSDNSYDHPLSQQFEEGDTIVAFDHVLVPWDRIFVLENSSICNRAFGETNAVVHMTHQVVIKDIAKTEFLLGVVLTLMDSIGIDGFQHVKDKGTEIILTLETMKSHLFRAEHNAKLDKWGMMTPDFAALDAARNWFPRVYPRMAEIIRILGASGMMGIPTQADFENEEIGPILHRAMQGKNVQGYERVQIFRLAWDLTMSAFGSRQTHYEYYFFGDPIKMGMAYFDKYDKQTYKAQVSDFLHYRKA, from the coding sequence ATGCCAGCTAAAACAGGACAACAGTATATTCAACGTTTAAAGGAAGCAAATAATAATGTGTATATCCAGGGAGAAAGGGTTCAAGATGTAACAGAGCATCGTCTCTTTAAAAATGTCACTCAAACTATGGCAAAGCTATATGATCTCCAATATGAAAAGCCAGAGAAAATGCTCTATACATCACCAACAACAGGTGATCAAGTAAGTAAAACATTTATGGTGCCGACAACGATAGATGAATTAATGGAGCGTAGAGAGGCCATTATGGAGTGGCAAAGTTTTACAAAGGGGTTAATGGGAAGGTCACCTGACTATTTAAATGCGGATGTCATGGCAATGGGGCAGGCAAGTGAATTTTATGCTGAAGGAGATCCGATGTTTGCTGAAAACGCTAGAAATTATGCAGCGTTTGCTCGGGAAAATGATATTAGTTTGACGCATACACTAATTCATCCTCAAGTTAACCGGGCAAAAATACAAGCAAAGCAAAAGGACGCAAATGTAGCATTACATGTTGTAGAGAAAAACGATGATGGAGTCGTTGTTGATGGTATTCGTTTGTTAGCAACACAAGGAGCGATCACGGATGAGATTTTAGTTTTTCCTTCAACAGTTAAAAAATCAGGTGAGTTGGATGACCCTTACTCCTTAGCCTTTGCAATCCCAAATAATACGCCAGGTCTAAAATATTTAAGCCGTGAAGCTTTTGTCTATAGTGATAATTCATACGATCACCCGTTAAGCCAACAGTTTGAAGAAGGGGATACAATCGTTGCTTTTGATCATGTATTAGTACCATGGGATCGTATCTTTGTGCTGGAGAATTCATCCATTTGTAATCGTGCATTTGGTGAAACGAATGCTGTCGTTCATATGACGCATCAAGTAGTCATAAAAGATATTGCAAAAACAGAATTTTTACTTGGTGTTGTGCTGACATTAATGGATTCTATCGGTATTGATGGCTTTCAGCACGTGAAAGATAAAGGGACAGAAATTATCCTTACATTAGAAACGATGAAGTCACATTTATTCCGTGCAGAACATAATGCTAAGCTCGATAAATGGGGAATGATGACACCGGACTTTGCGGCGCTCGATGCAGCTAGAAATTGGTTCCCACGTGTATATCCACGGATGGCAGAAATCATTCGAATTTTGGGAGCATCTGGAATGATGGGGATACCAACACAGGCTGACTTTGAAAATGAGGAGATTGGACCTATTCTTCACCGTGCGATGCAAGGGAAAAATGTGCAAGGATATGAGCGTGTACAGATCTTTCGCTTAGCGTGGGACTTAACAATGAGCGCGTTTGGAAGCAGGCAGACCCATTATGAATATTATTTCTTTGGTGACCCAATTAAGATGGGAATGGCTTATTTTGATAAGTATGATAAACAAACTTATAAAGCGCAAGTGAGTGATTTTTTACACTATAGGAAAGCATAA
- the tkt gene encoding transketolase produces the protein MTESGNNIENLSINTIRTLTIDAVERAQHGHPGMPMGAAPMAYSLWKRIMNMNPKNPEWFNRDRFVLSAGHGSMLHYCLLHLAGYDLSLDELKNFRQLGSKTAGHPEFGVTPGVEITTGPLGQGIPATVGLALAERHLAETFNREGYPIVDHYTYTICGDGDLMEGISYEAASLAGHLKLGRLIVLYDSNDISLDGELALSFSEDIKQRFESCHWQYLYIEDGNDIEAIEQAIKEAKADEDRPTIIEIKTKIGYGAPTIEGKSDAHSDPIGVEEIKRAKAFYKWNYEEDFHVPEEVYEDFRSILENGSKKEEQWNKLFKQYEEAYPELAAELKRLIAGDLPKNWEDNLPVYKEGEANATRASASQVQQALAEHFPELVGGSADLNASTKTRLQSFPDLTSQNYAGRNISFGVREFAMGAIANGMARHYLRPFVSTFFVFSDYLRPAIRLSALMEQPVTFVFTHDSVAVGQDGPTHQPVEHLASFRAMPHITVLRPTDANETKEAWKIAVTQKDRPTILVLGRQGVPTLRQTREKAVTGVPKGAYVISEAEKTAEGILIAAGSEVHLALKAQAKLAEEDIHVNVVSMPSWDLFDKQSAEYKESVLPSHLQTRLSIEMGSKVGWKEYTGCNGAVMSIDSFGVSGPGDQVIEKFGFTVENVVANFKNLL, from the coding sequence ATGACGGAATCAGGAAACAACATTGAAAACTTATCTATTAATACTATTCGTACCCTAACGATTGATGCGGTAGAACGTGCGCAACATGGTCATCCAGGTATGCCAATGGGAGCAGCCCCAATGGCATACAGCCTATGGAAACGAATCATGAATATGAATCCTAAAAATCCTGAATGGTTCAATCGAGATCGCTTTGTTTTATCGGCTGGTCACGGTTCTATGCTACATTACTGCTTATTACATCTAGCTGGTTACGATCTATCTTTAGATGAGTTGAAAAACTTCAGACAATTAGGTAGTAAAACAGCAGGACATCCAGAATTTGGGGTAACGCCAGGAGTGGAAATTACTACAGGTCCACTTGGGCAAGGAATACCAGCTACTGTTGGTTTAGCTTTAGCTGAGAGGCATTTAGCTGAAACTTTTAATCGAGAAGGCTATCCAATTGTTGACCATTACACTTATACTATTTGTGGTGATGGCGATTTAATGGAAGGTATTTCTTATGAAGCAGCATCTTTAGCAGGACATTTAAAATTAGGTCGTTTAATTGTTTTATATGACTCTAATGACATTAGTTTAGATGGTGAACTAGCGTTATCGTTTTCAGAAGATATCAAACAGCGGTTTGAATCTTGCCATTGGCAATATCTTTATATTGAAGATGGTAATGATATAGAAGCAATTGAACAAGCAATTAAAGAAGCGAAAGCGGATGAAGACCGCCCAACGATTATCGAAATTAAAACAAAAATTGGTTATGGTGCTCCTACTATTGAAGGTAAAAGTGATGCACACAGTGATCCAATTGGTGTTGAAGAAATTAAACGTGCAAAAGCGTTTTATAAATGGAACTATGAAGAAGATTTCCATGTACCTGAAGAAGTATACGAAGATTTTCGTAGTATTTTAGAGAATGGAAGCAAAAAAGAAGAGCAATGGAATAAATTATTTAAGCAGTATGAAGAAGCGTATCCAGAGCTTGCTGCTGAATTAAAGCGATTAATCGCTGGTGATTTACCAAAAAACTGGGAAGATAATTTGCCTGTTTACAAAGAAGGTGAGGCAAATGCAACACGTGCTTCCGCAAGTCAAGTGCAGCAAGCTTTAGCAGAGCATTTTCCAGAACTAGTTGGTGGATCTGCAGATTTAAATGCTTCAACGAAAACAAGGTTACAATCATTTCCTGATTTAACATCACAAAATTATGCTGGTAGAAATATTTCATTTGGTGTTCGAGAATTTGCTATGGGTGCTATCGCAAATGGAATGGCACGTCATTATTTAAGACCATTTGTCAGTACATTCTTTGTATTTTCGGATTACTTGCGACCAGCTATTCGACTGTCCGCTTTGATGGAGCAACCGGTAACCTTTGTGTTTACCCATGATAGTGTGGCGGTTGGACAAGATGGACCAACTCACCAACCTGTTGAGCATTTAGCCTCTTTTCGAGCGATGCCTCACATTACAGTATTAAGGCCTACCGATGCAAATGAAACGAAAGAAGCTTGGAAAATTGCCGTAACACAAAAGGATCGTCCAACCATTCTCGTACTGGGTCGTCAAGGCGTCCCGACTTTAAGACAGACAAGGGAAAAGGCAGTAACAGGTGTTCCAAAAGGAGCTTACGTTATATCGGAAGCTGAAAAAACAGCAGAAGGCATTTTAATTGCTGCAGGATCAGAGGTTCACCTCGCTTTGAAGGCTCAGGCAAAGCTTGCTGAAGAAGATATCCATGTGAATGTTGTCAGTATGCCATCTTGGGATCTATTTGATAAACAGTCAGCAGAGTACAAAGAAAGTGTATTACCTTCGCATTTACAAACACGCTTATCCATTGAAATGGGTTCTAAGGTTGGTTGGAAGGAATATACGGGATGTAATGGTGCAGTAATGAGCATTGATTCATTTGGCGTTTCTGGACCAGGAGACCAAGTGATCGAGAAATTCGGGTTTACTGTAGAAAACGTCGTAGCCAACTTTAAAAACTTATTATAA
- a CDS encoding metal-dependent hydrolase: MNGTTHAAIGTVTGFIIANNLQSPPAETALLVSLGTISALIPDLDIDGKLRGKITLSHKLFRTIAQVIGVLLIIYSFYEGVGMKQWIGAGSGFALLSISIRLKQKHMLTITAIGVIIGGLALQEQWLLFLGIYVIIASFVAHRSYTHSLVGLLFFGFIAYYLDQSLQIKGVYYSCFIGYITHIIADSKFLPFNKSGVKLFLPFWNKEF, from the coding sequence ATGAATGGTACAACACATGCAGCAATTGGAACGGTAACTGGCTTTATAATTGCAAATAACTTACAAAGCCCTCCTGCAGAAACAGCTTTACTTGTTAGTCTTGGGACAATTTCAGCATTAATTCCAGACTTAGATATTGATGGGAAATTACGAGGTAAGATTACCCTATCGCATAAACTGTTTCGAACAATTGCTCAGGTTATCGGTGTTTTACTCATTATTTACAGCTTTTATGAAGGAGTAGGAATGAAGCAATGGATTGGGGCTGGGAGTGGGTTTGCTTTGCTTTCCATCTCTATTCGCCTTAAACAAAAACATATGCTTACCATAACCGCAATAGGTGTTATTATTGGTGGACTTGCATTGCAAGAACAGTGGCTGCTATTTTTAGGAATTTATGTTATTATTGCTTCTTTCGTAGCACATAGAAGTTATACACATTCCCTTGTCGGTCTTTTGTTTTTTGGATTTATTGCCTATTATTTAGATCAATCACTTCAGATCAAAGGGGTATATTATTCATGTTTCATTGGCTATATAACACATATCATTGCTGATAGTAAATTTTTACCCTTTAATAAAAGTGGTGTGAAACTGTTCTTACCATTTTGGAATAAGGAGTTTTAA
- a CDS encoding MFS transporter — protein sequence MKKLNKKRWLFMITIGLGTLLNPLNSSMISVAVTRMQADFALTFIHASWLISIFYLASAAGQPVMGKLSDMFGAKRLFLTGLTLVAFASLLAPFSPNFPILLACRALQAIGSSTLFPSGMSMIRTHITEGQGRALAILSIFTSTSAAFGPSIGGFFIHSWDWQAIFFINFPFIIVSFILAMFILPATNKKLVIKQIDLLGICLFILSITCFILFLLSLEEGDIRWWTLFICIATAVLFYRFEAKHNAPFMDVNSLRKNTKETLVYVQFTGINLIYYCYFFGFPIFMQQALAYNEAKTGVLMLALAGFGVIIAPLAGSLIDKVGSKLPALIGIGLLVIGTGLLLTYHESSPIGWLLMIMSVLGASNGFNNISMQTALYENVRPENTGQASGLFQTSRYMGAILSSSLLGVTLNDQVSHETLHLVAIICFVFSVFVFFMMLKLPGKLMYKARS from the coding sequence ATGAAGAAATTAAACAAAAAGCGTTGGCTGTTTATGATTACAATTGGATTAGGAACATTACTGAACCCGTTAAATTCATCGATGATATCTGTTGCGGTTACACGTATGCAGGCGGATTTTGCTTTAACATTTATCCATGCATCATGGTTAATTTCTATTTTTTATTTAGCAAGCGCAGCTGGACAGCCAGTAATGGGAAAATTAAGTGATATGTTTGGAGCTAAACGATTATTTTTAACAGGGTTGACGCTTGTAGCTTTTGCATCCTTACTGGCCCCGTTTTCTCCTAATTTTCCAATTTTATTAGCTTGTCGTGCATTGCAGGCGATTGGTAGCTCAACTTTATTCCCGAGTGGGATGAGCATGATACGAACGCATATTACAGAAGGACAAGGGCGGGCGCTGGCGATTTTATCAATCTTCACTTCTACATCGGCAGCTTTTGGTCCTTCTATTGGCGGTTTTTTCATTCATTCTTGGGATTGGCAAGCTATTTTCTTTATCAACTTTCCATTTATTATCGTGTCATTTATATTAGCTATGTTTATTTTACCTGCGACGAATAAAAAATTAGTGATAAAACAGATAGACCTGTTAGGGATTTGTTTGTTTATTTTATCAATAACATGCTTTATTTTGTTTTTGCTTTCGTTGGAGGAAGGGGATATCCGTTGGTGGACACTATTTATTTGTATTGCAACTGCTGTGCTGTTTTACCGTTTTGAGGCTAAGCACAATGCCCCATTTATGGATGTAAATAGTTTAAGAAAAAATACAAAAGAAACGTTAGTGTATGTGCAATTTACGGGCATCAACCTGATATATTATTGTTATTTTTTTGGTTTTCCTATTTTTATGCAGCAAGCTCTAGCGTATAACGAAGCAAAAACGGGCGTTTTGATGCTTGCACTTGCAGGGTTTGGCGTTATCATTGCACCATTAGCAGGAAGCTTAATTGATAAGGTAGGTTCGAAATTACCTGCTTTAATTGGAATTGGTTTACTCGTCATTGGAACCGGTTTATTGTTAACGTATCATGAAAGCTCCCCCATTGGTTGGCTACTTATGATTATGAGTGTTTTAGGCGCTAGTAATGGCTTTAACAATATATCGATGCAGACAGCGCTATATGAAAATGTAAGGCCTGAGAATACAGGCCAAGCTTCTGGTTTATTTCAAACGAGCAGATATATGGGAGCAATCTTATCCTCTAGTTTGCTAGGTGTAACGCTAAATGATCAAGTGAGCCATGAAACATTACATTTGGTTGCCATTATTTGTTTTGTTTTTTCCGTTTTTGTATTTTTTATGATGTTAAAACTTCCAGGGAAATTAATGTATAAAGCCCGTTCATAG
- a CDS encoding lysophospholipid acyltransferase family protein translates to MYNFCTYALKIILSLFGRIKVYQKENTEISGGFVIACTHSGWVDILWLGVSMLPKQIHYMAKKELFQSTFLKWLMEQLHAFPVDRENPGPSAIKTPRKLLKNGEIVGVFPSGTRTSEEVPLKRGAVTMAGYAKAPILPVAYQGPNNFTDLFKRVKPKIIFGQPIYMPEDLPLKQGMEVMMEKLEKSLHDLQTQLREME, encoded by the coding sequence ATGTACAATTTTTGCACTTATGCATTAAAAATAATTCTCAGTTTGTTTGGCAGAATAAAGGTTTATCAAAAGGAAAATACGGAAATATCAGGTGGTTTTGTTATCGCTTGTACCCATTCAGGGTGGGTGGATATTTTATGGCTGGGCGTTAGTATGTTACCTAAACAAATTCATTATATGGCTAAGAAAGAGTTGTTTCAGTCGACATTTTTGAAATGGCTAATGGAACAGTTGCATGCGTTTCCTGTTGATCGGGAAAACCCAGGACCAAGTGCAATAAAAACCCCAAGAAAACTATTGAAAAACGGTGAAATCGTCGGTGTATTTCCAAGTGGTACAAGAACAAGTGAAGAAGTACCATTAAAAAGAGGAGCGGTTACAATGGCTGGGTATGCGAAAGCGCCGATTTTACCAGTGGCTTATCAAGGTCCCAATAATTTTACTGATCTTTTCAAACGAGTAAAGCCTAAAATTATTTTTGGACAACCTATCTATATGCCTGAAGATTTGCCGCTTAAACAAGGCATGGAAGTGATGATGGAAAAGTTGGAAAAATCCTTACATGATTTGCAAACGCAACTTAGAGAAATGGAATAA